The following are from one region of the Flavimobilis soli genome:
- a CDS encoding polysaccharide pyruvyl transferase family protein: MARILVRSAQDPRKIYPPVQASRRMGGNSGNLLYANAVFRALSTSGTRVVPGGFDAHTLEDPTEWVERINRRFDRYVMPMSNAFRFPFSEGLARMTRIVQQLDMPVTVVGVGAQTTADAAENESFRMGRTGSDKLPSAAALAKHDRTVRAFADAVLDKSESIGVRGELTKRYLVSLGVDASRVDVIGCPSIFTWGPGLRVRTDMPGLTSRSRISMNVDYRVGGIGPIVERNAAAYKRLTSPSQDARSARMIINGSEGRSTDHWDPATPIHTGHVLYRTKRLFFYPNPWGWIEDLARYDFVFGNRLHGNIAGIIGGTPAHLLAHDSRTRELAEYHGIPYTLMSDLSEPPLAEELYGRTDYTRFNELMPERFATYLDFLHRNGLETVFDEGQDNGAAFDETIEKGRKVRAVRPTITPIDKVLRRVGR, encoded by the coding sequence ATGGCCCGCATCCTCGTGCGTTCTGCACAAGACCCGCGCAAGATCTATCCGCCCGTGCAGGCCTCGCGCCGCATGGGCGGGAACTCCGGCAACCTCCTCTACGCGAACGCGGTCTTCCGTGCCCTGAGCACGTCGGGCACCCGTGTCGTCCCCGGCGGGTTCGACGCGCACACGCTCGAGGACCCGACCGAATGGGTCGAGCGGATCAACAGGCGCTTCGACCGCTACGTCATGCCCATGTCGAACGCCTTCCGGTTCCCGTTCTCCGAAGGCCTCGCCCGGATGACGCGCATCGTCCAGCAGCTGGACATGCCGGTCACGGTCGTCGGCGTCGGTGCCCAGACGACGGCGGACGCGGCGGAGAACGAGAGCTTCCGCATGGGACGTACGGGGAGCGACAAGCTCCCGTCGGCGGCGGCGCTCGCGAAGCACGACCGCACGGTCCGCGCCTTTGCTGACGCCGTCCTCGACAAGTCGGAGTCGATCGGTGTGCGCGGGGAGCTCACGAAGCGCTACCTCGTGTCGCTCGGTGTCGACGCGTCGCGCGTCGACGTGATCGGCTGCCCCTCGATCTTCACGTGGGGCCCGGGGCTGCGCGTCCGCACGGACATGCCCGGCCTGACCTCACGCTCGCGCATCTCCATGAACGTCGACTACCGCGTTGGCGGGATCGGCCCGATCGTCGAGCGCAACGCCGCCGCGTACAAGCGGCTCACGAGCCCGTCGCAGGACGCGCGCTCGGCCCGCATGATCATCAACGGCTCCGAGGGGCGGTCGACCGACCACTGGGACCCCGCGACCCCGATCCACACGGGCCACGTGCTCTACCGCACGAAGCGTCTGTTCTTCTACCCGAACCCGTGGGGCTGGATCGAGGACCTCGCCCGCTACGACTTCGTGTTCGGCAACCGTCTGCACGGCAACATCGCGGGGATCATCGGCGGGACGCCGGCGCACCTGCTGGCGCACGACAGCCGCACCCGTGAGCTCGCCGAGTACCACGGGATCCCGTACACGCTCATGAGCGACCTCTCCGAGCCCCCGCTCGCCGAGGAGCTCTACGGCCGCACGGACTACACGCGGTTCAACGAGCTCATGCCCGAGCGCTTCGCGACCTACCTCGACTTCCTGCACCGCAACGGGCTCGAGACCGTCTTCGACGAGGGCCAGGACAACGGCGCGGCATTTGACGAGACGATCGAGAAGGGGCGAAAGGTCCGGGCGGTCCGTCCGACGATCACCCCGATCGACAAGGTGCTGCGCCGCGTGGGCCGCTGA